A region from the Halobacillus mangrovi genome encodes:
- a CDS encoding GNAT family N-acetyltransferase, with the protein MKWMQKTFDELSKEELYNLLRLRVSIFVVEQECPYPEIDGRDKDSLHIWIEENDEIVAYCRIVPPETEKEHYAIGRVLVVKEKRGDGYARQIVNRAIAILRDEMKVDHIWLHGQEHLRQFYGSFGFKEVSEVYLEDGIPHVDMLMKVE; encoded by the coding sequence ATGAAGTGGATGCAGAAAACATTTGATGAACTGTCAAAAGAAGAACTTTATAACCTACTAAGGCTAAGAGTCTCTATATTTGTTGTCGAACAAGAATGCCCTTACCCTGAAATTGATGGACGGGATAAAGATTCCTTACATATTTGGATTGAGGAAAACGATGAAATAGTTGCTTATTGTCGCATTGTGCCTCCTGAAACAGAAAAAGAACATTATGCCATCGGACGAGTCTTAGTTGTAAAAGAAAAACGCGGAGACGGATACGCTAGGCAAATAGTGAATCGAGCAATTGCTATACTCAGGGACGAGATGAAGGTTGATCATATTTGGCTGCATGGACAGGAACATTTACGTCAATTTTACGGGTCATTTGGGTTTAAGGAAGTTTCAGAGGTTTATTTAGAAGACGGTATTCCTCATGTCGATATGTTGATGAAAGTAGAATAA
- a CDS encoding DUF2254 domain-containing protein, with protein sequence MLIDLLPVSLKKYFQMSKRQRKHEVQSAIWYMPLFYISMSIVFVAATLTLDLIVELDQQTYEFFRISGDITRMLVSTLIGGILTLSAFTLNSLLVVLTTFSGQFSPRMLLNFISDRRTQHALGIFNGSFVYVLLVFLFIGNKTKEAYVAVPIITVALAFIAAVTFIYFINHATTWMQVHNITETMKQSSESIINKTLSEELEAYRTEEPGDLMEDERDREKGLDSVKSGYLQIVNYKSMIEEARKDNIIIKFHSQVGDYILEGNQMLSYWGPGANQVDETKYCRMVEIGHKETELQDIQMGMHKLAEIAIKSLGNDDPKTASDTIFRMAELMLTVEDYITFTPYLKDNEGQVRVILLSESFEYYIYRGFGYIRHYARDNHLIITELISALAMVAESIDTSKHDRIWEFACNTLDHIEQEIIYNLDKVFLLNAVKKLADLTNHQFDYNAIERRFYPEKI encoded by the coding sequence ATGTTGATCGATCTTTTACCCGTTTCACTAAAAAAATATTTTCAAATGTCTAAACGACAGCGTAAACATGAAGTGCAATCGGCAATATGGTACATGCCTCTCTTTTATATCTCGATGTCGATTGTCTTCGTCGCCGCTACTCTAACTCTTGACTTAATTGTGGAGTTGGATCAGCAAACATATGAGTTTTTCCGAATCAGTGGGGATATTACCCGTATGCTCGTCAGTACTCTCATTGGTGGCATTCTTACACTGAGTGCATTCACACTCAACTCCCTTCTTGTTGTTCTTACAACGTTCAGTGGGCAATTCTCTCCAAGGATGCTGTTAAACTTTATCTCTGATCGAAGAACCCAGCATGCGCTCGGCATATTTAACGGAAGCTTTGTTTATGTCCTGCTCGTATTTCTTTTTATTGGCAACAAAACTAAAGAAGCGTATGTAGCCGTCCCTATTATTACAGTAGCCCTTGCCTTTATCGCGGCTGTAACGTTCATTTATTTCATAAATCACGCTACAACCTGGATGCAGGTTCATAACATTACAGAAACCATGAAACAATCTTCAGAATCCATCATAAATAAGACGCTGAGTGAAGAACTGGAAGCGTACCGTACCGAAGAACCTGGAGACTTGATGGAAGATGAACGCGACAGAGAAAAAGGACTGGACTCAGTAAAATCAGGCTACTTACAAATTGTCAATTATAAAAGCATGATTGAAGAAGCACGTAAGGATAATATTATTATAAAATTCCATTCCCAGGTTGGGGATTATATATTAGAAGGAAATCAAATGCTCAGTTACTGGGGACCTGGAGCTAATCAAGTTGATGAAACAAAATACTGCCGAATGGTTGAGATCGGTCATAAAGAAACTGAGCTTCAAGATATCCAAATGGGAATGCATAAGTTAGCGGAAATTGCGATTAAGTCCTTAGGAAATGATGACCCAAAAACTGCTTCTGATACGATTTTTCGAATGGCTGAACTTATGCTTACCGTTGAGGATTATATTACCTTTACCCCTTATCTTAAAGATAATGAGGGACAAGTAAGAGTTATTTTATTATCCGAGTCCTTTGAATATTATATCTATCGAGGCTTCGGTTACATTCGTCACTACGCACGGGATAATCATTTGATCATTACAGAACTGATCTCCGCCCTAGCTATGGTAGCCGAATCTATCGATACGTCCAAGCATGACCGGATATGGGAGTTTGCCTGCAATACCTTAGACCATATCGAGCAAGAAATCATCTATAATTTAGATAAAGTCTTTTTACTGAATGCAGTTAAAAAGCTAGCAGATTTAACGAACCATCAGTTTGACTATAACGCGATTGAGCGTCGTTTCTATCCTGAAAAAATTTGA
- a CDS encoding cation diffusion facilitator family transporter, which translates to MGHHHHHHADSSTGKIKTAFFLNFCFTIIEIIGGLLTNSMAILSDALHDLGDSLSLGLAWFLQKFSNKDHSSDFSFGYKRFSLLAALINSVVLIVGSTFILFEAVPRLLNPVTPNTTGMMLLAILGIFVNGAAVIKLQGGDSMNQKVMTWHLLEDVLGWVAVLIVSIIMTFVDVPILDPLASIGITLYILYNVVLNFIQTMRLFLEGVPKNINLEDIIHKMNAIDSVVSTHHTHLWSMDGENHAFSTHVVVPADADKEEVCRVKDQIKEIIHSIHLEHVTIEIEYEDEPCSISNLHLYEKSD; encoded by the coding sequence ATGGGTCATCACCACCATCATCATGCAGACTCTTCAACAGGCAAGATCAAAACCGCCTTCTTTTTAAATTTCTGCTTTACGATTATCGAAATCATAGGCGGACTATTAACCAACAGTATGGCCATTCTGTCTGATGCTTTGCACGACTTGGGAGATTCGCTTTCCTTAGGACTTGCCTGGTTTTTGCAAAAGTTCTCAAACAAGGATCACTCCAGTGACTTTTCATTTGGATATAAAAGATTCTCCTTGTTGGCCGCCTTAATTAACAGCGTTGTGCTCATTGTCGGATCTACATTTATTTTGTTTGAAGCTGTCCCACGTCTGCTTAATCCTGTTACCCCGAATACGACAGGGATGATGCTGCTTGCAATCCTAGGAATATTCGTCAACGGAGCTGCCGTCATTAAACTCCAGGGCGGGGATTCAATGAACCAAAAAGTGATGACATGGCACCTGCTTGAAGATGTTCTTGGCTGGGTAGCTGTTCTCATTGTTAGTATTATCATGACATTTGTGGATGTTCCGATCCTCGATCCATTAGCGTCTATAGGAATAACCCTATACATCTTATACAATGTAGTTCTTAACTTTATCCAGACGATGAGACTGTTCTTAGAAGGCGTTCCAAAAAATATCAACTTAGAAGACATTATTCATAAAATGAATGCCATTGACAGTGTTGTTTCCACTCACCATACGCACTTATGGTCGATGGACGGGGAAAACCACGCCTTTTCTACCCATGTTGTCGTTCCTGCAGATGCAGATAAAGAAGAAGTATGCCGTGTGAAAGATCAAATTAAAGAAATCATTCATTCTATACACTTGGAGCATGTGACCATTGAAATTGAATATGAAGATGAACCCTGTTCCATTTCAAACCTTCACCTTTATGAAAAAAGTGACTAG
- a CDS encoding pyridoxamine 5'-phosphate oxidase family protein, with amino-acid sequence MNQEELRKKIYHIMDQHKVGTLATVKGNKPHTRYMTFSNDDEFTFYTPTNKETHKAEEIDENPHVHILIGYEGEGYGDSYLEVEGQAKIRDDQKIKDWLWTEQMERWFSGKGDPEYIVLEIYPESIRLMNADADTPETLEL; translated from the coding sequence ATGAATCAAGAAGAACTAAGAAAAAAGATCTATCATATCATGGATCAACATAAAGTTGGAACGTTGGCTACGGTAAAAGGAAACAAACCACATACGCGTTATATGACTTTCAGTAACGACGATGAGTTTACATTCTACACCCCTACAAATAAAGAAACGCATAAAGCTGAAGAAATTGATGAAAATCCTCACGTTCATATTCTGATCGGATATGAAGGGGAAGGATATGGAGACAGCTACCTCGAAGTCGAAGGACAGGCCAAGATCCGTGATGATCAGAAGATTAAAGACTGGCTCTGGACGGAACAAATGGAGCGCTGGTTTTCAGGGAAAGGTGATCCGGAATATATCGTCCTTGAAATTTATCCTGAATCGATCCGTTTAATGAACGCGGATGCGGATACTCCGGAAACATTAGAACTATAA
- a CDS encoding alpha/beta hydrolase translates to MTSRFYTNKKKFLSIILTSILLGLTLFFIQSTPTRSENSSDLVPTIFVHGFKGGPMSFGKMIDRFQDSNWGSKRMVVYVRANGELSVRGGIPHNMNPMIQVLFENNRASLQSQTLWMQKVMSTLYEKHGIEKANLVGHSMGGLASASFLMNNQQEGFPVIQKLAVIASPFEGIEKQEYFKNNNGPATEDLRPGSEALNYLFQHKEDFDQNVQVLAIAGVVNPNDLEKNYWDGLVHTSSVQSLSKIVPFGSYQEHLVYGKAATHSGLHEHPEVDHMLGEFLWNIKSQP, encoded by the coding sequence ATGACTTCAAGGTTTTACACAAATAAAAAGAAATTCCTGTCGATAATATTGACATCCATCTTATTAGGATTGACCCTATTTTTCATTCAATCGACACCGACCCGATCTGAAAATTCCTCAGATCTTGTTCCCACCATCTTCGTCCATGGCTTTAAAGGCGGTCCAATGAGTTTTGGGAAAATGATCGATCGGTTCCAAGATTCGAATTGGGGATCTAAACGAATGGTCGTCTATGTACGCGCTAATGGAGAACTGTCAGTAAGAGGCGGGATTCCGCATAACATGAATCCTATGATCCAGGTTTTGTTTGAAAATAATCGAGCCAGCCTTCAAAGTCAAACCCTTTGGATGCAGAAGGTCATGTCCACCTTATATGAGAAGCACGGCATAGAAAAAGCTAACCTCGTCGGCCACTCCATGGGAGGATTGGCATCCGCAAGTTTCTTGATGAATAACCAGCAAGAAGGGTTCCCGGTCATACAAAAGCTTGCGGTGATCGCCAGTCCTTTCGAAGGAATCGAGAAACAGGAATACTTCAAGAATAATAATGGCCCTGCCACCGAAGATTTAAGGCCAGGTTCAGAAGCTTTGAATTACCTGTTTCAACATAAAGAAGACTTTGACCAAAATGTCCAGGTGCTAGCCATTGCTGGAGTGGTTAATCCAAATGATTTAGAAAAGAATTATTGGGATGGCCTTGTTCATACGTCAAGTGTTCAAAGTTTAAGCAAAATCGTTCCGTTTGGAAGTTATCAAGAGCATTTAGTATATGGAAAAGCCGCCACCCACTCAGGGCTGCATGAACATCCAGAGGTCGATCACATGCTCGGCGAGTTTCTTTGGAACATTAAAAGTCAGCCATAA
- a CDS encoding class I SAM-dependent methyltransferase, with amino-acid sequence MTEDFNWHVEAERVWNDKAEFWNSRSKDMWEEGSRKTIIPFIKEHIEKGNHIADLGCGDGYGAYKLYKEGYRVTGLDLSQDMIERANKRLEMDRLSFVQGDLTKLPFQDESFDGLMAVNSLEWTEIPYEGLEEMKRVLKPGGKLCVGILGPTAMPRLNSYRRVYGEKVVCNTMMPWELEKMAEETGWRILDGHGVYKRGVEPSAVMHLTDDLKQALTFMWVFIFQK; translated from the coding sequence ATGACTGAAGATTTTAATTGGCACGTAGAAGCTGAAAGAGTATGGAATGACAAGGCTGAATTCTGGAATTCCAGGAGTAAGGACATGTGGGAGGAAGGAAGCCGAAAGACAATAATTCCTTTTATCAAGGAGCATATAGAAAAAGGGAATCATATCGCTGACCTTGGATGTGGGGATGGTTACGGGGCTTACAAATTGTACAAAGAAGGCTACCGTGTTACAGGTCTAGATTTATCACAGGACATGATAGAAAGGGCAAATAAGCGCTTGGAAATGGATAGGTTGTCCTTTGTACAAGGAGATCTTACAAAACTTCCATTTCAAGATGAATCTTTTGATGGCCTTATGGCTGTGAATTCGCTGGAATGGACAGAGATTCCCTATGAAGGACTGGAAGAAATGAAACGCGTACTTAAACCAGGTGGAAAGCTTTGTGTCGGCATTTTAGGACCAACAGCCATGCCGCGGCTCAATAGCTACCGTAGAGTCTATGGAGAGAAGGTTGTATGCAATACGATGATGCCATGGGAGCTTGAAAAAATGGCTGAAGAAACAGGCTGGCGCATCCTTGATGGTCACGGCGTTTACAAGAGGGGAGTAGAACCCTCGGCCGTTATGCACCTTACTGATGACTTAAAACAGGCGCTTACGTTCATGTGGGTTTTCATCTTTCAAAAATAA
- a CDS encoding ribonucleoside-diphosphate reductase subunit alpha, translating to MTAITYKKNWTDHINNLQQAFPTLELGRIVEKIPELGLSEMTESEQVKALILECLSEMDETEPDWTYLASRLHLNQLYETSLKNRGQEKPYENFFHLIETLIEEDIYTPKILTYYEKHEIKQLETAIVPERDHLFTYIGLKTLSDRYLASSKSKETFELPQERFMIIAMMLMAQEEKSHRLQRVQEAYWALSHLYMTVATPTLANAGKRYGQLSSCFIDTIDDSLQSIYDSNTDIANLSKHGGGIGVYLGKIRSRGSDIRGFKGVSSGVLPWMKQLNNTAVSVDQLGQRQGAVAVYLDVWHKDIFPFLDSRLNNGDERQRTHDLFTGVSIPDLFMEAVENREHWYLFDPHEVRHVMGFSLEDSFDEKRGEGSFRNKYMACVEHPELSKEKVPAIDIMKRIMVGQLETGTPYMFYRDEVNRMNPNNHAGMIYCSNLCTEITQNQRPTIQEEQYVEDGKIISVKSPGDFVVCNLSSINLGRAIPEGVLKKLIPIQVRMLDNVIDQNTIPVLQAQLTNRNYRGIGLGTFGWAHLLAKKKIAWESEQALDYVHEVYKAIAYYTIEASSDLAREKGSYPLFEGSDWETGDFFEKRSYNKEGTWNWKSLQVKVKKQGMRNGYLLAVAPNSSTSLIAGSTASIDPIFKKFYSEEKKDYKIPVTAPDLTPETYWYYKSAYDIDQHWSIKQNAIRQKYVDQSISFNLYVRNTIHAKELLALHIDAWKQGLKTTYYTRSTSSQGEYDDCESCSS from the coding sequence ATGACTGCTATTACCTATAAAAAGAATTGGACGGACCACATTAATAATCTCCAACAAGCATTTCCAACTTTAGAGTTAGGCCGGATTGTAGAAAAAATCCCTGAATTAGGTCTTAGTGAAATGACTGAATCGGAACAAGTAAAAGCACTGATTCTTGAATGTTTATCAGAAATGGATGAAACAGAACCAGATTGGACCTACCTGGCAAGTCGTCTTCATTTAAATCAGCTTTATGAGACATCACTAAAAAACCGTGGCCAGGAAAAGCCCTACGAAAACTTCTTTCACCTAATTGAAACTTTGATTGAAGAAGACATTTATACACCAAAGATTCTTACATATTACGAAAAGCATGAAATAAAGCAGCTCGAAACAGCGATTGTGCCAGAAAGAGATCACCTTTTTACGTACATTGGTCTCAAAACGTTGAGCGATCGTTATTTGGCCAGCTCAAAATCCAAGGAAACGTTTGAATTGCCGCAGGAAAGATTCATGATCATCGCCATGATGTTAATGGCTCAAGAAGAGAAAAGCCACCGGCTACAACGAGTACAAGAAGCGTATTGGGCCTTAAGCCACCTATATATGACTGTTGCCACCCCTACGCTTGCGAATGCAGGAAAACGGTACGGACAACTGAGCTCTTGCTTTATAGATACCATTGATGACAGCCTTCAGTCGATTTACGACAGTAACACTGATATCGCCAACCTTAGTAAGCACGGCGGCGGAATCGGAGTGTACTTAGGTAAAATTCGCAGCCGAGGAAGCGATATCCGAGGATTTAAAGGAGTGTCATCAGGAGTTCTGCCATGGATGAAGCAGTTAAACAATACAGCAGTCAGTGTGGATCAATTAGGGCAGCGTCAAGGGGCTGTTGCCGTTTATTTGGATGTTTGGCATAAGGATATTTTTCCATTTTTAGATAGTCGATTAAACAATGGTGATGAACGCCAGCGTACCCATGACTTGTTCACAGGCGTTTCCATTCCCGACTTGTTTATGGAAGCTGTTGAAAATCGAGAACACTGGTATCTGTTCGACCCTCATGAAGTGCGCCATGTTATGGGCTTTTCACTTGAGGATTCTTTTGATGAAAAACGAGGGGAAGGATCGTTCCGGAACAAATATATGGCGTGCGTGGAACATCCTGAACTATCGAAAGAAAAAGTTCCTGCCATAGACATTATGAAACGCATTATGGTCGGTCAATTGGAAACAGGAACTCCTTATATGTTTTATAGAGATGAAGTCAACCGGATGAACCCAAATAACCACGCAGGCATGATCTACTGTAGTAACCTATGCACAGAGATTACTCAAAACCAGCGCCCTACCATTCAGGAGGAACAATATGTAGAGGACGGAAAAATCATTTCGGTGAAATCACCAGGAGACTTTGTCGTATGTAATTTATCAAGTATTAATTTAGGACGAGCCATTCCTGAAGGTGTATTGAAAAAACTAATCCCGATCCAAGTCCGCATGCTCGACAATGTGATTGATCAAAACACAATCCCTGTCCTTCAAGCGCAGTTGACAAACCGAAACTACAGAGGAATTGGACTTGGAACGTTTGGCTGGGCGCACCTGCTTGCGAAGAAAAAGATTGCATGGGAATCAGAACAGGCTCTTGATTATGTGCATGAAGTGTATAAAGCAATTGCTTACTACACGATTGAAGCAAGCAGTGATCTTGCGCGAGAAAAAGGAAGCTATCCTTTATTTGAAGGTTCAGATTGGGAGACAGGTGATTTCTTTGAAAAACGTTCCTACAACAAGGAAGGGACCTGGAATTGGAAATCCTTACAGGTCAAGGTGAAGAAACAAGGAATGAGGAACGGTTATTTACTCGCTGTGGCTCCAAACTCCAGCACTTCCCTTATTGCTGGTAGTACAGCAAGCATCGATCCGATTTTCAAAAAGTTCTATTCGGAAGAGAAAAAGGATTATAAGATTCCAGTGACAGCACCCGACTTAACTCCAGAGACATATTGGTATTACAAATCGGCTTATGACATTGATCAGCACTGGAGCATTAAACAAAATGCCATCAGACAAAAATACGTCGATCAATCAATCTCCTTCAATCTATATGTACGCAACACCATTCATGCGAAAGAACTTCTAGCTTTGCATATAGACGCCTGGAAACAAGGATTGAAAACGACTTATTACACCCGCTCCACTTCAAGCCAGGGTGAATACGACGACTGCGAGAGTTGTTCATCTTAA